The following coding sequences lie in one Hoplias malabaricus isolate fHopMal1 chromosome 14, fHopMal1.hap1, whole genome shotgun sequence genomic window:
- the LOC136666165 gene encoding LIM/homeobox protein Lhx8 — protein MRMLHTDHSTMDLLSKHRDNKSPSECASVQSELSTSASSSLRDTAVCVRCCNKITEKHLLMVSGECWHVRCLCCSVCHTELSEQGSCFIRDTRVYCKPHYYSRSRCACCGQSVRAGDWVRRVKGSVYHLACFSCSWCKRQLSTGEQFAVLQDTLLLCRMHYDRTLQQGDSVNVGDCGVKRSKRGRTCFTAEQLQVMQSQFVKDSSPDAQVLQTLSEQTGLSRRVIQVWFQNCRARQKKHRGLRRITEPRHLNPALEQNLWPTQTSTHTPLLSTLQRYTDQHRPVFISAARGRPSELLQPALPRHAMVLPFYKTLSAST, from the exons ATGAGAATgctccacactgaccacagcaccATGGACCTTCTCAgcaaacacagagacaacaaG AGTCCATCCGAGTGTGCGTCTGTCCAGTCTGAGCTCTCCACATCTGCCTCCTCGAGTCTCcgagacacagcagtgtgtgtgagatgctgCAACAAAATCACAGAGAAACACCTGCTCAtg gtaaGTGGTGAGTGCTGGCATGTGCGCTGtctgtgctgcagtgtgtgtcaCACCGAGCTCAGCGAGCAGGGCAGCTGCTTCATCAGAGACACACGGGTTTACTGCAAACCACATTACTACAG CAGGTCGAGGTGTGCGTGCTGTGGTCAGTCGGTCCGGGCCGGTGACTGGGTGCGGAGAGTAAAGGGCAGTGTTTATCACCTGGCCTGCTTTTCCTGTTCCTGGTGTAAAAGGCAGCTGAGCACTGGGGAACAGTTCGCCGTGCTGCAGGACACTCTGCTGCTCTGCAGGATGCACTACGACCGCACACTGCAGCAAG GAGACAGTGTGAATGTAGGTGACTGTGGAGTTAAACGCTCTAAAAGAGGGCGCACCTGTTTCACAGCGGAGCAGCTGCAG GTGATGCAGTCCCAGTTCGTAAAGGACAGCAGCCCGGACGCCCAGGTCCTGCAAACACTCTCAGAACAAACCGGACTGAGCCGAAGGGTGATCCAG GTCTGGTTCCAGAACTGCAGAGCGAGGCAAAAGAAGCACAGGGGTCTGAGAAGAATTACAGAACCACGCCACCTGAACCCAGCTCTGGAGCAGAACCTATGGCCAACACAGACttccacacacactcccctgctgtccacactacagagatacACTGACCAGCACAGACCCGTCTTCATTTCAGCAGCCAGAG GACGCCCCTCTGAGCTGCTGCAGCCTGCTCTGCCCCGACACGCAATGGTTCTCCCCTTCTATAAAACACTTTCAGCATCCACATGA
- the erich3 gene encoding glutamate-rich protein 3 isoform X2: MNHLNPGLLGAYNSLTDKHLSGYFNNTRIRRHLQKVGLLSRSGRIIPEKEYRHKLIQRAHQRHIRECLAQAIFHKVLDMERLHQIEIKRKLEEFARRERVHKIKVERSNRYEEDPGLMLSPRPPTGPRNSHARHSGPEGEHSESTESPGSSRPNTAPGKMQRPVRLKPLNSTSTPGSVKRNSSRNRHQDSSNETDQPFSSPMEKDATRHLTLMDFSSMVSPYRLPVINNFVTPVPPLTKRKEKGLKSNGTLWGRRLRPTTAPSAADTQEGAVQRGSAQIAVSVKMVYFGKSVHLSHDLMDPKDEVKVFQQHCGGENLCVYKGRLKEGEVFQFVSRRHRGFPFSLTFFLNGLQVERLSSCCEFKHRKGSRLGGRLGHFGFIAVEGASPCYRCIIAMGLDKKPTPPKKVKEDPLLSTSRENSREEEEEEEEDPGPAEETQTNIKADSKEEHKHKNDYEEDFEADDEGPVEDGVDEGNEKAPSSGSEEEEEGMKDKNENEVMEKDRDAGGDAGASEVKRSSSISSGLSSSGSSSSKESENEGEPEERAEPERDVPEVKVEPEGRESTVTPEKEEEAEAMDTSSVSLPQKTEDETQTLDSSAEKSEVEVSEETEREEGEGETLGEEAAEEQNKTEAEEKEVEKERAHASIFQLSERVETSQSLRLN; encoded by the exons ATGAACCACCTCAACCCGGG GCTGCTCGGAGCCTACAACAGTCTGACAGACAAACACCTGTCTGGCTACTTCAACAACACCAGGATACGGAGACATTTGCAAAAAGTCGGGCTG CTGAGCAGGAGCGGGAGGATCATTCCGGAGAAGGAGTACAGACACAAACTGATCCAGAGAGCGCATCAGAGGCACATCCGAGAATGTCTGGCTCAGGCCATCTTCCACAAGGTGCTGGACATGGAG CGCCTGCATCAAATAGAGATCAAGAGAAAGTTAGAAGAATTCGCAAGAAGAGAAAGGGTGCATAAAATAAAG GTGGAGCGCTCTAACAGATACGAGGAGGATCCTGGGTTGATGCTTTCTCCACGGCCGCCGACTGGACCGAGAAATTCTCACGCACGGCATTCCGGCCCCGAGGGAGAGCACTCAGAGTCGACAGAATCA CCAGGTTCGTCCAGAcccaacacagctccagggaagaTGCAGAGACCCGTCCGTCTGAAGCCTCTGAACAGCACCAGCACACCGGGCTCTGTGAAGAGAAACTCATCTCGCAATAGGCATCAGGACTCCTCTAATGAAACTGATCAACCATTCAGCTCTCCA ATGGAAAAAGACGCCACGAGGCACCTGACTCTGATGGATTTCTCCAGCATGGTCTCGCCCTACCGGCTCCCTGTCATCAACAACTTTGTGACCCCTGTTCCTCCACTGACCAAGAGGAAGGAGAAAGGCCTGAAATCAAACGGGACACTGTGGGGTCGAAGGTTGCGCCCTACTACCGCCCCGAGTGCTGCAGACACACAG GAGGGCGCGGTTCAGCGAGGGTCGGCTCAGATCGCCGTCTCTGTGAAGATGGTTTATTTCGGGAAAAGCGTTCACCTGTCCCACGACCTGATGGACCCGAAGGACGAGGTGAAGGTCTTCCAGCAGCACTGCGGAGGAGAGAACCTCTGTGTTTACAAAGGAAGACTCAAGGAAGGAG AGGTGTTCCAGTTCGTCTCGCGGCGTCACCGCGGATTCCCCTTCAGTCTGACCTTCTTCCTGAACGGGCTGCAGGTGGAGCGTCTGAGCTCCTGCTGTGAGTTTAAACACAGGAAAGGCTCGCGGCTCGGAGGACGGCTCGGTCACTTCGGCTTCATCGCTGTGGAGGGAGCATCGCCCTGCTACAG GTGCATCATTGCCATGGGATTGGACAAAAAACCCACTCCCCCAAAAAAAGTGAAAGAAGATCCACTCCTTTCCACGTCACGAGAAAACtccagagaggaggaggaggaggaggaggaggacccTGGACCAGCAGAGGAAACGCAGACAAATATAAAAGCAGACTCCAAAgaagaacataaacataaaaatg ACTACGAGGAGGACTTTGAGGCAGATGATGAAGGCCCCGTGGAAGACGGAGTAGATGAAGGGAATGAAAAAGCACCTTCCTCAGgcagtgaggaagaggaggaagggaTGAAGGATAAGAATGAAAATGAAGTGATGGAAAAGGACAGAGACGCAGGCGGTGACGCTGGAGCTTCAG AAGTCAAGAGGTCATCGTCCATCTCGTCCGGTTTATCGAGCAGCGGCTCGTCCAGCAGCAAGGAGAGCGAGAACGAGGGAGAACCTGAGGAGAGAGCAGAACCAGAGAGGGACGTCCCTGAGGTGAAGGTGGAACCAGAGGGACGTGAATCCACTGTGACCCcagaaaaagaggaggaggCTGAGGCCATGGACACCAGCTCTGTGTCTCTGCCTCAGAAAACGGAGGACGAGACACAAACCCTGGACAGCTCTGCGGAAAAGAGCGAGGTGGAGGTATCCgaggagacggagagagaggagggagagggagagacccTCGGGGAAGAAGCAGCTGAAGAGCAAAACAAAACTGAAGCTGAGGAAAAAGAggtagagaaggagagag CACATGCCAGTATTTTTCAACTTTCAGAAAGAGTTGAGACGTCGCAATCGTTACGTCTTAATTAG
- the erich3 gene encoding glutamate-rich protein 3 isoform X1, giving the protein MNHLNPGLLGAYNSLTDKHLSGYFNNTRIRRHLQKVGLLSRSGRIIPEKEYRHKLIQRAHQRHIRECLAQAIFHKVLDMERLHQIEIKRKLEEFARRERVHKIKVERSNRYEEDPGLMLSPRPPTGPRNSHARHSGPEGEHSESTESPGSSRPNTAPGKMQRPVRLKPLNSTSTPGSVKRNSSRNRHQDSSNETDQPFSSPMEKDATRHLTLMDFSSMVSPYRLPVINNFVTPVPPLTKRKEKGLKSNGTLWGRRLRPTTAPSAADTQEGAVQRGSAQIAVSVKMVYFGKSVHLSHDLMDPKDEVKVFQQHCGGENLCVYKGRLKEGEVFQFVSRRHRGFPFSLTFFLNGLQVERLSSCCEFKHRKGSRLGGRLGHFGFIAVEGASPCYRCIIAMGLDKKPTPPKKVKEDPLLSTSRENSREEEEEEEEDPGPAEETQTNIKADSKEEHKHKNDYEEDFEADDEGPVEDGVDEGNEKAPSSGSEEEEEGMKDKNENEVMEKDRDAGGDAGASEVKRSSSISSGLSSSGSSSSKESENEGEPEERAEPERDVPEVKVEPEGRESTVTPEKEEEAEAMDTSSVSLPQKTEDETQTLDSSAEKSEVEVSEETEREEGEGETLGEEAAEEQNKTEAEEKEVEKERAKSVQEKLAEAVLKAAECSSEPELSDTTTEEEEVASVRTQQKSPEAEPESEAGPQPAENEQEITEENEGESLGLEHGTESVEGDADLQHPTDEQETDETPQPQTETKPEEEDMDAKVSEDTGEKGEEKDEQPVEEEKDSVGEAGEGEMEDISAEKDDIEQEVEKEDKATEEPETEENLGNEIIANEEVPKDEDSLEKEDETEPTSNAEEIQGTPVEQPELEQTGDELEPQSEDPGDTDVADTEGLVDADENTRTESQVQTENGGEGIEEEADAADEVKAEDSVEGEHEASSEVNGEEKVNTEEIAEGIEEPEGVNISDGEKAVQEESEEKNEDVVQQEVLEEAEPAESNLEVYEGEDISEEKPLEKEVEKAEDGDQAEETVNDEDQGEAETTEEKNAEVEDESKDANDDKPQEEEKESESIKTYENEEGEKAEDEDGQVEPETAEEKNGEVEDESKSDGKPNEEVKEDELVKGDETEDGGQLEEETESIDPGEGAADEVENTAENTGDDEPRIDAEENVVVSQGEAGEEMTEEGVGGGENEEVLEGANVEEPVGGQDAQTEEMEALQDVAEKPEAEKTEEGKEDEEILHKEMNEDGANQEHPEEHGPVSETENKPEDTDLEGNVAGPEGDAREGETELAVDCDKSDTDDNKPEEDVRDSESIKENEAEVEAVPEEVVEDPEDKEDGAEVEIQESAEDDKLEEEGGNEQQDISIPPVDDEAGSEEKTREMATEKEVGEIEKEDETTVKTEEEEAIFGEGEGETGQDATNEEGRKDEQEDEQEKGVEKASYTADAEAELPSDAKSTAEEPESERKGTDTDFENRDKEASAADDDQAGSPAVDEGELYGADKDDQGGDEEGNSSSASPSEESQPAEKVLALKREERESALGEEAEFVSTPPADQGDLVQNWVNVHQASKYFETFVEPLDDIKSLASQESENKVNGEALEELEGTMLDTKDPESGEADKASETAKDEQVKSDPQDLKDTLVESFEEADVSSVSKESTPRSDKTAPKGREDPAPNTESMFTAGDLQTVTVDNVLTLSETPGVKTEISQDS; this is encoded by the exons ATGAACCACCTCAACCCGGG GCTGCTCGGAGCCTACAACAGTCTGACAGACAAACACCTGTCTGGCTACTTCAACAACACCAGGATACGGAGACATTTGCAAAAAGTCGGGCTG CTGAGCAGGAGCGGGAGGATCATTCCGGAGAAGGAGTACAGACACAAACTGATCCAGAGAGCGCATCAGAGGCACATCCGAGAATGTCTGGCTCAGGCCATCTTCCACAAGGTGCTGGACATGGAG CGCCTGCATCAAATAGAGATCAAGAGAAAGTTAGAAGAATTCGCAAGAAGAGAAAGGGTGCATAAAATAAAG GTGGAGCGCTCTAACAGATACGAGGAGGATCCTGGGTTGATGCTTTCTCCACGGCCGCCGACTGGACCGAGAAATTCTCACGCACGGCATTCCGGCCCCGAGGGAGAGCACTCAGAGTCGACAGAATCA CCAGGTTCGTCCAGAcccaacacagctccagggaagaTGCAGAGACCCGTCCGTCTGAAGCCTCTGAACAGCACCAGCACACCGGGCTCTGTGAAGAGAAACTCATCTCGCAATAGGCATCAGGACTCCTCTAATGAAACTGATCAACCATTCAGCTCTCCA ATGGAAAAAGACGCCACGAGGCACCTGACTCTGATGGATTTCTCCAGCATGGTCTCGCCCTACCGGCTCCCTGTCATCAACAACTTTGTGACCCCTGTTCCTCCACTGACCAAGAGGAAGGAGAAAGGCCTGAAATCAAACGGGACACTGTGGGGTCGAAGGTTGCGCCCTACTACCGCCCCGAGTGCTGCAGACACACAG GAGGGCGCGGTTCAGCGAGGGTCGGCTCAGATCGCCGTCTCTGTGAAGATGGTTTATTTCGGGAAAAGCGTTCACCTGTCCCACGACCTGATGGACCCGAAGGACGAGGTGAAGGTCTTCCAGCAGCACTGCGGAGGAGAGAACCTCTGTGTTTACAAAGGAAGACTCAAGGAAGGAG AGGTGTTCCAGTTCGTCTCGCGGCGTCACCGCGGATTCCCCTTCAGTCTGACCTTCTTCCTGAACGGGCTGCAGGTGGAGCGTCTGAGCTCCTGCTGTGAGTTTAAACACAGGAAAGGCTCGCGGCTCGGAGGACGGCTCGGTCACTTCGGCTTCATCGCTGTGGAGGGAGCATCGCCCTGCTACAG GTGCATCATTGCCATGGGATTGGACAAAAAACCCACTCCCCCAAAAAAAGTGAAAGAAGATCCACTCCTTTCCACGTCACGAGAAAACtccagagaggaggaggaggaggaggaggaggacccTGGACCAGCAGAGGAAACGCAGACAAATATAAAAGCAGACTCCAAAgaagaacataaacataaaaatg ACTACGAGGAGGACTTTGAGGCAGATGATGAAGGCCCCGTGGAAGACGGAGTAGATGAAGGGAATGAAAAAGCACCTTCCTCAGgcagtgaggaagaggaggaagggaTGAAGGATAAGAATGAAAATGAAGTGATGGAAAAGGACAGAGACGCAGGCGGTGACGCTGGAGCTTCAG AAGTCAAGAGGTCATCGTCCATCTCGTCCGGTTTATCGAGCAGCGGCTCGTCCAGCAGCAAGGAGAGCGAGAACGAGGGAGAACCTGAGGAGAGAGCAGAACCAGAGAGGGACGTCCCTGAGGTGAAGGTGGAACCAGAGGGACGTGAATCCACTGTGACCCcagaaaaagaggaggaggCTGAGGCCATGGACACCAGCTCTGTGTCTCTGCCTCAGAAAACGGAGGACGAGACACAAACCCTGGACAGCTCTGCGGAAAAGAGCGAGGTGGAGGTATCCgaggagacggagagagaggagggagagggagagacccTCGGGGAAGAAGCAGCTGAAGAGCAAAACAAAACTGAAGCTGAGGAAAAAGAggtagagaaggagagag CCAAGTCTGTGCAGGAGAAGCTAGCCGAGGCCGTTCTGAAGGCGGCTGAGTGCAGCTCTGAGCCAGAACTCAGTGACACCACGACCGAGGAGGAGGAAGTAGCCTCCGTCAGAACCCAGCAAAAGAGCCCAG AAGCAGAACCAGAAAGTGAGGCAGGACCACAACCAGCTGAAAATGAACAGGAGATTACTGAAGAAAACGAAGGTGAATCTCTAGGGCTTGAACATGGGACTGAAAGCGTGGAAGGAGATGCAGATTTACAGCATCCTACAGATGAACAAGAAACAGATGAAACACCACAGCCACAAACTGAGACCAAGCCTGAGGAAGAAGACATGGACGCAAAGGTCAGTGAGGACACAGGGGAAAAGGGAGAAGAGAAAGATGAACAGCCTGTGGAGGAAGAAAAGGACTCAGTAGGTGAAGCTGGAGAGGGTGAAATGGAGGATATATCTGCTGAGAAAGACGACATAGAACAGGAGGTGGAGAAGGAAGATAAAGCAACCGAAGAACCTGAAACAGAAGAAAACCTTGGAAATGAAATTATAGCCAATGAAGAAGTACCTAAAGATGAAGATTCTTTGGAGAAAGAGGATGAAACTGAACCTACCTCAAATGCTGAAGAAATTCAAGGTACTCCAGTGGAGCAACCAGAATTAGAGCAAACGGGAGACGAGTTGGAGCCTCAGTCTGAGGACCCTGGAGACACAGATGTGGCtgacactgagggtttagtTGATGCTGATGAGAACACAAGGACTGAGAGTCAGGTACAAACAGAGAATGGAGGAGAAGGAATTGAGGAAGAAGCAGATGCTGCAGATGAGGTCAAAGCAGAGGACAGTGTAGAGGGAGAACATGAGGCATCTAGTGAGGTGAATGGAGAAGAGAAGGTTAACACTGAGGAGATTGCAGAAGGCATAGAAGAGCCTGAGGGAGTCAATATATCAGATGGAGAAAAGGCAGTCCAAGAAGAGAGTGAAGAGAAAAATGAAGATGTTGTACAACAAGAGGTTCTAGAAGAGGCTGAACCAGCTGAAAGTAATTTGGAGGTTTATGAGGGAGAAGACATTTCTGAGGAGAAACCACTGGAAAAAGAGGTAGAGAAAGCAGAAGATGGAGACCAAGCAGAAGAGACAGTGAATGATGAAGACCAGGGAGAAGCTGAAACCACAGAAGAGAAAAATGCTGAAGTAGAAGATGAAAGTAAAGACGCAAATGACGATAAACCACAGGAAGAAGAGAAGGAAAGCGAATCTATAAAGACGTATGAAAATGAAGAAGGAGAAAAAGCAGAGGATGAAGATGGCCAGGTAGAACCTGAAACAGCAGAAGAGAAAAATGGGGAAGTGGAAGACGAGAGTAAATCTGATGGTAAACCCAATGAAGAGGTGAAGGAAGATGAATTAGTAAAGGGAGATGAAACTGAAGATGGAGGACAGCTAGAAGAAGAGACTGAGTCTATAGACCCAGGTGAAGGAGCAGCGGACGAGGTGGAAAACACTGCTGAGAACACTGGCGATGATGAACCAAGGATTGATGCGGAAGAAAATGTAGTGGTATCTCAGGGTGAAGCTGGAGAAGAGATGACAGAAGAAGGAGTTGGTGGAGGTGAGAATGAAGAAGTACTGGAAGGGGCTAATGTTGAAGAACCTGTAGGAGGCCAAGATGCTCAAACTGAAGAAATGGAGGCTCTACAAGATGTGGCTGAAAAACCAGAGGCAGAGAAAACGGAGGAAGGAAAAGAGGATGAGGAGATACTTCATAAAGAGATGAATGAGGATGGTGCAAACCAAGAGCATCCAGAAGAACATGGTCCAGTAAGTGAAactgaaaacaaaccagaggatACAGACCTGGAGGGCAATGTAGCAGGACCTGAAGGCGATGCAAGAGAAGGAGAAACTGAATTAGCAGTTGACTGTGACAAATCTGACACAGATGACAATAAACCTGAGGAAGATGTGAGGGACAGTGAATCAATAAAAGAGAATGAAGCTGAAGTTGAAGCGGTCCCAGAAGAAGTAGTAGAAGATCCAGAAGACAAAGAAGATGGTGCTGAGGTAGAGATACAGGAAAGTGCAGAAGACGACAAATTGGAGGAAGAAGGAGGCAATGAACAGCAAGATATCTCCATACCTCCCGTGGATGATGAAGCTGGCAGTgaagaaaaaacaagagagaTGGCGACAGAAAAGGAAGTGGGAGAGATTGAAAAGGAAGATGAAACTACAGTTAAGACAGAAGAAGAGGAGGCAATAtttggagaaggagaaggagagactGGGCAAGATGCGACCAATGAAGAAGGTCGGAAAGATGAGCAAGAAGATGAGCAGGAGAAAGGAGTGGAAAAGGCTAGTTACACTGCTGATGCTGAGGCTGAACTCCCATCAGATGCCAAAAGTACTGCAGAGGAACCAGAGTCAGAAAGGAAGGGTACTGACACTGACTTTGAAAACAGGGATAAAGAAGCTAGTGCAGCAGATGACGATCAAGCTGGTTCTCCTGCTGTTGACGAAGGTGAACTGTACGGTGCTGATAAAGACGACCAAGGTGGAGATGAGGAAGGCAACTCATCCTCTGCTTCACCTTCAGAGGAATCACAGCCTGCTGAGAAAGTGCTGGCTCtcaagagagaagagagggagtcTGCACTTGGTGAAGAGGCAGAGTTCGTCAGTACGCCTCCTGCAGATCAGGGGGATCTTGTGCAGAACTGGGTGAACGTCCACCAAGCCTCAAAATACTTTGAGACGTTTGTGGAGCCTCTGGATGACATCAAAAGCCTTGCCTCCCAGGAGAGTGAAAACAAAGTGAACGGAGAGGCCCTAGAAGAGCTGGAAGGGACAATGCTAGACACCAAAGACCCAGAGTCTGGAGAAGCTGACAAGGCCTCAGAAACTGCCAAAGACGAGCAAGTCAAGAGTGACCCTCAGGACCTGAAAGACACTCTTGTAGAAAGCTTTGAAGAGGCAGATGTGAGCAGTGTGTCCAAAGAGTCCACACCCAGGTCTGATAAAACTGCACCAAAGGGCAGAGAGGATCCTGCTCCCAACACAGAGTCGATGTTTACAGCTGGGGACCTGCAAACTGTAACTGTAGACAATGTCCTTACCCTCTCTGAGACTCCTGGGGTGAAGACGGAGATCAGTCAGGACAGCTAA